Part of the Ignavibacterium album JCM 16511 genome, TCACCAATTATTCTGAATGGTTCGACTTTAAAGTTTTCAATATCTTTTTCTTTGGTCTGGATTGATCTTTCAATAATCAACATACTTTCTTTATCCATATAACCATTCTGTTTCAGATTTTCAACAACATTATAAATATCGTATTCAAAGAAAGGAGGATCAGCTAATATCAAATCAAAGGATTTAATACTTTTTTTTCTTGTGAACACAATGGCTTCGGAACGAACGACAGAACATTTGTCTTCAATTTCAAGTGATTTAATATTCTCAGTGAGATTTTTATAAATCATATTATTCTTCTCTACAAAAAGAACTGATTTTGCTCCACGACTGATGCATTCGAAACCAAGCGAACCTGAACCTGAATACAAATCTAGAACTTCGATTCCTTCAAAATCAATTAAGTTATTTAGAATATTGAATAATGTTTCTCTTACTCTGTCGGTGGTTGGTCTTATAAATTTTGATTGAGGAACATTAAAAAATCTTCCTTTCAAATAGCCGGAAATTATTCTCATTCTCATAAAATTATCTGCGATTAACCAATTCTGAATGCTATTCCGGCAGCAGGTGCAAAAGAGTTATACTTTTCAAGATAGTATTTATTCTCGTAAAGTTGTGGCAAAGGTCTTATTTTATCGAAAGGATTGAACAGAATAAAATCAAGTCCTAAAACTTTTTTCAAAGTCTGAACTACGGAACCAGAAATTTCATCCCCTGAGATGAATGCGGCTTCAATTTGACTTCGTTCAATTTTCAATGTTGATGAATGATGTGTCTCACGAATCAGATGGTCGGGAATTTCGCTGGCATCTTTAAGTGGAATTACTTTGAAGTACAAAGGTTTGCCGTTGAATGCGAATAAAATAGAAAGATATTTGTTGTTGAAGTGAATACTTAAAGTGAGTCCTTTATAAACTATTGCATTGCTCAATGAGAGAGATCTCTCAGCGGCAAGATGAAGATTATCTACAAATCTGAGACGAAGATTATTTTTCTTGCAAAAGTTATCTAAAAGTTGAATGAATCTTCGTGGTACAGCAAATACCAAAGCGCTTGCTGTTTCATTAAAAATACATCTTTCAATTTCAAAAAATTGAATGGCCAAATTTTTAACAGGTGCAAAAGGATAAAGTACTGATAACTCCCAGCGAAATTCTTCAATCAAATCACGATATAACAAAGTATTTTCATAAGGGATTTGCATCGAATAAAGTAATTCAAAGGGAAGTGTGAATGAAACAGCAGA contains:
- the rsmD gene encoding 16S rRNA (guanine(966)-N(2))-methyltransferase RsmD; this translates as MRMRIISGYLKGRFFNVPQSKFIRPTTDRVRETLFNILNNLIDFEGIEVLDLYSGSGSLGFECISRGAKSVLFVEKNNMIYKNLTENIKSLEIEDKCSVVRSEAIVFTRKKSIKSFDLILADPPFFEYDIYNVVENLKQNGYMDKESMLIIERSIQTKEKDIENFKVEPFRIIGDACLYKITI